GCAGAGCGTCCGATGACGACGATGTGGCTCTTCTCGTAGAACTCCCGCGGGTCTCTCCCGCTCCTCTTCAGGTAGTCGTCGAGGATGAGAAAACAGGCCTTGGGGGTCGAGGGGACGTAACGCGGCCTTCCGAGCGCCAGAAGCCCCGCGTTGTAGGGGTGGATTCCCTCGACGTCTTTTGCGGGGGAGAGCTCTTCGGAGAGTCTTTCCACCGGGATGTGCTCCGGAAGAGGTTTCAGGATGAGGATGCCGCAGACGCTCTCGTCGGCGTAGAGCCGGTGCAGGGCTTCCAGGACTTCTGCTTCCGTCGCCTCTTCCTCGAAGGAGGCGCATAGGTACCCGAATCCGAGCTCGCCCGTGAGGTCCCTGAGGCGTCTCTCGTAGGCCACCGCTTCGTGGGGGGTCCCAACGAGCAGCGTCGCGAGGGTCGGCCTGCGTGCCACGTCGCCTGCAGAGAGGTGGGAGAGGAGATCCCCACGCAGGCGCTCTTTCAGAGAAGAGGCCACGGAGATGCCGTCTATGAGCCGGGCTCCGCACAGCTCTTTCAAGCGGAGACCTCCGGGGAGAGGGCTTCTTCTCTCGCTTTCTTTGCTTCTTCTTGCAGGTTCCCGAGTTCCTTCAGCCTGGGATCGTCGTTGAGACCGGCTTGTTTGAGGTTGATCTCTGCGAGGTTCGCCGCGGCTTTTGCCGTGGCTTCGGCGAGGAGCACCGCCGCGACGGCGTCCCCTTTCAGGTTCGGGTTGCCCGAGCGGGAGAGGGTCGAGGCCAGGGCGGCGGTGCGGCAGGAGATGTCTGCTATCTGCAGGGGCACATCAGCCGCTCTGGAGAGTGCTTCTCTGATCTTCTGTTTCCTTTGCGGGTCTTCTTTCGGCAGTCTGTAGGCTGCCAGGACCTCTTTGTAGGATTCGGCGTCTCTCCCGGCGAGCGGCAGGGCTTCTTCCCGCAGCTCCTTCGCACGTTGGACGAGGCGGTGTGAGCCGTCCAGGTGCTTCTCGGAGAAGCGGGAGGCCATTTCGGCCAGAGCCGCCGCGAGCGAGGATGCCACCGCGCAGACCGCCCCACCTCCCGGGTCCGGCTCGGAGGAGCCGACCATCTCCAGGAAATCCTGCAGAGGTAGAGCTGCGTACCCTTTGGAGGATGCTTCGGTCTCGTTCACGCGCAACACCGTACCCCAGGTTGGTCTTCCAGGGCAAGACCGGGGCTCTAGAAGAGCCCCACGATCTCGCCGTTCTCGTCTATGTCTATGCTCTCCGCCGCCGGGTGGGCCGAGAGCCCGGGCATGGTGCGCATCTGGCCGCAGATGAGGTAGACGAAGCCTGCCCCTGCGGAGAGGCGCGCCTCCCTCACCGGGAGCGTCCAGCCTCTCGGTGCTCCTTTGAGCGCGGGGTCGGAGGAGATGGAGAGCTGGGTCTTGGC
This portion of the Rubrobacter calidifluminis genome encodes:
- a CDS encoding bifunctional 5,10-methylenetetrahydrofolate dehydrogenase/5,10-methenyltetrahydrofolate cyclohydrolase, with product MKELCGARLIDGISVASSLKERLRGDLLSHLSAGDVARRPTLATLLVGTPHEAVAYERRLRDLTGELGFGYLCASFEEEATEAEVLEALHRLYADESVCGILILKPLPEHIPVERLSEELSPAKDVEGIHPYNAGLLALGRPRYVPSTPKACFLILDDYLKRSGRDPREFYEKSHIVVIGRSANVGRAALQLAMRRGATVTSCDVNTYRAGRLREFTGQADVLISAAGVAGLIDESHVKEGVIAIDVGINPVEGPGGKVRLVGDMDTRSVAKKAEAITPVPGGVGPVTDVCLLENVLLAARAT
- a CDS encoding cyclodeaminase/cyclohydrolase family protein, with the translated sequence MNETEASSKGYAALPLQDFLEMVGSSEPDPGGGAVCAVASSLAAALAEMASRFSEKHLDGSHRLVQRAKELREEALPLAGRDAESYKEVLAAYRLPKEDPQRKQKIREALSRAADVPLQIADISCRTAALASTLSRSGNPNLKGDAVAAVLLAEATAKAAANLAEINLKQAGLNDDPRLKELGNLQEEAKKAREEALSPEVSA